One stretch of Actinacidiphila sp. DG2A-62 DNA includes these proteins:
- a CDS encoding mycothiol-dependent nitroreductase Rv2466c family protein, protein MSATAAGHETGHQPAAPGAAGEARTTADFWFDPLCPWAWMTSRWMLEVEKLRPVDVRWHVMSLAVLNENKLDTLPASYADFLRDAWGPVRVVIAAQQEHGDQVLGPLYTALGTRFHNQALPRTRETLVAALEEAGLPASLADYADSDAYDTELRASHKEGIDKVGQDVGTPVIAVPGPDGEEIAFFGPVVTPAPRGEQAARLWDGTLAVASVPGFYEIKRTRTAGPVFD, encoded by the coding sequence GTGAGCGCCACCGCTGCCGGACACGAGACCGGACACCAGCCCGCCGCACCCGGGGCCGCCGGAGAGGCGAGGACGACGGCCGACTTCTGGTTCGACCCGCTGTGCCCGTGGGCCTGGATGACCTCCCGCTGGATGCTGGAGGTGGAGAAGCTGCGGCCCGTCGACGTCCGCTGGCACGTGATGAGCCTCGCGGTGCTCAACGAGAACAAGCTCGACACCCTCCCCGCGTCCTACGCGGACTTCCTGCGCGACGCCTGGGGCCCGGTCCGCGTGGTGATCGCGGCGCAGCAGGAGCACGGCGACCAGGTGCTCGGCCCGCTCTACACCGCGCTCGGCACCCGCTTCCACAACCAGGCGCTGCCCAGGACCCGCGAGACGCTGGTCGCCGCGCTGGAGGAGGCCGGCCTGCCCGCGTCCCTCGCCGACTACGCGGACTCCGACGCGTACGACACCGAGCTGCGCGCCTCCCACAAGGAGGGCATCGACAAGGTCGGCCAGGACGTCGGCACCCCGGTGATCGCCGTGCCGGGCCCGGACGGCGAGGAGATCGCCTTCTTCGGCCCGGTGGTCACGCCCGCGCCCCGCGGCGAGCAGGCCGCGCGGCTGTGGGACGGCACGCTCGCGGTCGCCTCGGTCCCCGGCTTCTACGAGATCAAGCGCACCCGGACGGCCGGCCCGGTCTTCGACTGA
- the pepN gene encoding aminopeptidase N: protein MPGENLSREEARERAAILSVDRYDVALDVRSAVGPAAAGDGAGPRTFRSTTVIDFRCSRPGASTFADLIAPSVTAVRLNGRDLDPAAVFDGARIALENLEARNTLVVDADCAYSRTGEGLHRFEDPEDGEVYLYTQYEPADSRRVFANFEQPDLKAPFTFQVTAPEGWTVLSNGAADGEPQPAEGGGQVVRFVPTQPISTYITAVVAGPYHVERDHYARTLDGAAVLDIPLSALCRKSLARYFDADEIFDVTKQGLDFFHDHFDYPYPFGKYDQAFVPEYNLGAMENPGCVTFREEFIYRGKVTRAAYEGRANVVLHEMSHMWFGDLVTMRWWDDLWLKESFADFMGSFSLVEATRYAEGWITFANRRKAWAYRADQLPSTHPVVADIRDLEDAKLNFDGITYSKGAAVLKQLVAYVGRDAFLEAARRYFKRHAYGNTTLDDLLTVLAETSGRDMAAWSRSWLETSGVNSLTPQAVYDAQDRVTELTVLQTADGPHPELRPHRVAVGLYRRGAGGALERYARAEADVAGPSTVIAELAGQERPDLILVNDDDLTYCKIRFDDTSLETLRAHLGDLTDPMARALSWAAVWNLTRDALMPARDYLDLVLRFGGRETDIGVLQSLHQQARTALTHYVAPGGREEAGRALAEGALRELRLAEPGSGHQLAWARFFAAVAASPADLQLLHGLLDGSAKIDGLEVDQELRWTFLETLVAQGAADAAAVAAERARDDTASGHRHEVRCLAARPSAQVKAEAWAQVVESDRLSNALVEATIAGFAQPGQRELVAPYARPYFAVLEEIWATRSIEIGMAVVRGLFPDLQDDPATLDAADAWLDAHPDAAPALRRLVLESRDDLARSLRAQALA from the coding sequence GTGCCCGGCGAGAACCTCAGCCGTGAGGAGGCCCGCGAGCGGGCCGCGATCCTGTCCGTCGACCGCTACGACGTGGCGCTCGACGTCCGCTCGGCCGTGGGGCCCGCCGCGGCCGGCGACGGCGCCGGGCCGCGTACCTTCCGCTCCACCACGGTGATCGACTTCCGCTGCTCCCGGCCCGGCGCGTCGACCTTCGCCGACCTGATCGCGCCCTCGGTGACCGCGGTCCGCCTCAACGGCCGCGACCTGGACCCCGCGGCGGTCTTCGACGGCGCCCGCATCGCGCTGGAGAACCTGGAGGCGCGCAACACCCTGGTGGTCGACGCGGACTGCGCGTACAGCAGGACCGGCGAGGGCCTGCACCGCTTCGAGGACCCCGAGGACGGCGAGGTCTACCTCTACACGCAGTACGAACCGGCCGACTCCCGGCGGGTGTTCGCGAACTTCGAGCAGCCCGACCTGAAGGCGCCCTTCACCTTCCAGGTGACCGCGCCCGAGGGCTGGACGGTGCTGAGCAACGGCGCCGCGGACGGCGAGCCGCAGCCGGCCGAGGGCGGCGGGCAGGTCGTGCGCTTCGTGCCGACGCAGCCGATCTCGACGTACATCACCGCGGTCGTGGCCGGGCCGTACCACGTGGAGCGCGACCACTACGCGCGCACCCTGGACGGCGCCGCGGTGCTCGACATCCCGCTGTCCGCGCTGTGCCGCAAGTCGCTGGCGCGGTACTTCGACGCCGACGAGATCTTCGACGTCACCAAGCAGGGGCTGGACTTCTTCCACGACCACTTCGACTACCCCTACCCGTTCGGGAAGTACGACCAGGCGTTCGTGCCGGAGTACAACCTGGGCGCGATGGAGAACCCCGGATGCGTCACCTTCCGGGAGGAGTTCATCTACCGCGGCAAGGTGACCCGGGCGGCGTACGAGGGCCGGGCGAACGTGGTGCTGCACGAGATGTCGCACATGTGGTTCGGCGACCTGGTGACCATGCGCTGGTGGGACGACCTGTGGCTGAAGGAGTCCTTCGCGGACTTCATGGGCTCCTTCTCGCTGGTGGAGGCCACCCGGTACGCCGAGGGCTGGATCACCTTCGCCAACCGCCGCAAGGCGTGGGCGTACCGCGCGGACCAGCTGCCCTCCACCCACCCGGTGGTCGCCGACATCCGCGACCTGGAGGACGCCAAGCTCAACTTCGACGGCATCACGTACTCCAAGGGCGCCGCGGTGCTCAAGCAGCTGGTGGCGTACGTGGGCCGGGACGCGTTCCTGGAGGCGGCCCGCCGGTACTTCAAGCGGCACGCGTACGGCAACACCACGCTGGACGACCTGCTGACGGTGCTGGCCGAGACCTCCGGCCGCGACATGGCCGCCTGGTCGCGCTCCTGGCTGGAGACCTCGGGCGTCAACTCGCTGACCCCGCAGGCGGTCTACGACGCGCAGGACCGCGTCACCGAGCTGACCGTGCTGCAGACCGCGGACGGCCCGCACCCCGAACTGCGGCCGCACCGCGTCGCGGTGGGCCTGTACCGGCGCGGCGCGGGCGGCGCGCTGGAGCGCTACGCGCGGGCCGAGGCGGACGTCGCGGGCCCCTCGACGGTGATCGCGGAGCTGGCCGGCCAGGAGCGCCCCGACCTGATCCTGGTCAACGACGACGACCTGACGTACTGCAAGATCCGGTTCGACGACACCTCGCTGGAGACCCTGCGGGCGCACCTGGGCGACCTGACCGACCCGATGGCCCGCGCGCTGTCGTGGGCCGCGGTGTGGAACCTGACCAGGGACGCGCTGATGCCGGCCCGTGACTACCTGGACCTGGTGCTGCGCTTCGGCGGCCGGGAGACCGACATCGGCGTCCTGCAGTCGCTGCACCAGCAGGCGCGCACCGCGCTGACCCACTACGTGGCGCCCGGCGGGCGCGAGGAGGCCGGCCGCGCGCTGGCCGAGGGCGCGCTGCGCGAGCTGCGGCTCGCCGAGCCGGGCAGCGGCCACCAGCTGGCCTGGGCGCGGTTCTTCGCGGCGGTGGCCGCCTCCCCGGCCGACCTCCAGCTGCTGCACGGCCTGCTGGACGGCTCGGCGAAGATCGACGGCCTGGAGGTGGACCAGGAGCTGCGCTGGACGTTCCTGGAGACGCTGGTCGCGCAGGGCGCGGCCGACGCGGCGGCGGTCGCGGCCGAGCGGGCCAGGGACGACACCGCGTCCGGCCACCGGCACGAGGTGCGCTGCCTGGCGGCGCGGCCGTCGGCGCAGGTCAAGGCGGAGGCGTGGGCGCAGGTCGTGGAGTCCGACCGGCTGTCCAACGCGCTGGTCGAGGCGACCATCGCGGGCTTCGCGCAGCCCGGTCAGCGCGAGTTGGTCGCGCCCTACGCGCGGCCGTACTTCGCGGTGCTGGAGGAGATCTGGGCGACGCGGTCGATCGAGATCGGCATGGCCGTGGTGCGCGGGCTCTTCCCCGACCTCCAGGACGACCCGGCGACGCTCGACGCGGCGGACGCGTGGCTCGACGCGCACCCCGACGCCGCGCCCGCGCTGCGCCGGCTGGTCTTGGAGTCCCGCGACGACCTCGCCCGCAGCCTCCGCGCCCAGGCGCTCGCCTGA
- a CDS encoding Fpg/Nei family DNA glycosylase, with amino-acid sequence MPEGHTIHRLAGDALRAFAGRPVRASSPQGKFSDSAALLDGAVLEAVDAHGKHLFLGFGDAGWVHIHLGLIGKVAFDGPVSDTVRLRLTGGRDGARTMDLRGPAACELITEPEKQAIHDRLGPDPLRPGDDPERALARISRSRMPLAPLLMDQKVLAGVGNVYRAEVLFRHGVDPFLPGRAVDPALWRALWDDLVVLMRQGVADNRIDTVRPEHEPAAMGRPPRRDDHGGEVYVYRRTGLPCLVCGTPVRTQPLAARNLFWCPGCQPPHTPPGVRSRAAARAPGR; translated from the coding sequence ATGCCGGAGGGGCACACGATCCACCGGCTGGCCGGGGACGCCCTGCGGGCGTTCGCCGGGCGGCCGGTGCGGGCGAGCAGCCCGCAGGGCAAGTTCTCCGACAGCGCGGCGCTGCTGGACGGCGCCGTGCTGGAGGCGGTCGACGCCCACGGCAAGCACCTGTTCCTCGGCTTCGGGGACGCCGGCTGGGTGCACATCCACCTCGGCCTGATCGGCAAGGTCGCCTTCGACGGCCCGGTCAGCGACACGGTGCGGCTGCGGCTGACCGGGGGCCGCGACGGCGCCCGCACGATGGACCTGCGCGGCCCGGCCGCCTGCGAACTGATCACCGAGCCGGAGAAGCAGGCGATACACGACCGGCTCGGGCCCGACCCGCTGCGGCCCGGCGACGACCCGGAACGGGCGCTGGCCCGGATCAGCCGGTCCCGGATGCCGCTCGCCCCGCTGCTGATGGACCAGAAGGTGCTGGCCGGCGTCGGCAACGTCTACCGGGCCGAGGTGCTCTTCCGGCACGGCGTGGACCCGTTCCTGCCCGGCCGCGCGGTCGACCCCGCGCTGTGGCGGGCGCTGTGGGACGACCTGGTCGTCCTGATGCGGCAGGGCGTGGCGGACAACCGGATCGACACCGTGCGGCCCGAGCACGAGCCGGCCGCCATGGGCCGCCCGCCGCGCCGCGACGACCACGGCGGCGAGGTGTACGTCTACCGGCGCACCGGCCTGCCGTGCCTGGTGTGCGGCACCCCCGTGCGCACCCAGCCGCTGGCCGCCCGCAACCTCTTCTGGTGCCCCGGCTGCCAGCCGCCGCACACCCCTCCCGGCGTCAGAAGCCGTGCGGCAGCCAGGGCGCCGGGTCGGTGA